The segment AAATGAGTAGTTAAATTTTAAACTGTTTAATTCTATTCCAAGTCTCTCTCTTCAAAGCTGCATTATCATGTAGTAATTCTAGTGCAGGCAGCAATACTATCTTAGAATTGTTGTCTGCTCTGTCTCTCAGTAATTCTGCATCCCCACCAAAGCAAAGCCCACAAAGGGTTGGTTCCTCATTTACATTATCAAGCACTCTAGAAAAATCACCATACTGAATATTCTGTCTATCCCAAGACAATGCATTTAAAATATTCTCTAATAATTGCTGATTCTGTTGCTCAAGATTTGCATCTTGGTTTTTCCGATGCATCACCCAATATGGCTTAGAATCAGCGCCCTCTTCACATGATTGACGAGATACAAAGCATTCAATCTCCATTTCATCCAAACAATAGGCTTGTAAAATACTTAACTTCAATTTTTACCTCATTTAGAAAAGTTCATTTAAAGCATTTACATATGCTTTTATCGACGCATATACGATATCTGTATCTACCCCTTGACCATGAGCAATCTTGCCTTGTTTTTCTAAACGTATTTTCGCGGTACCTTGCGCCTCAACACCCTCATGTATTGCATTTAAGCTAAAAAACTGTAAATGTGCGCCACTGTGAATAATTTTTTCAATAGCCTTAAAAGCTGCATCAATTGGGCCATTACCTTCAGATGAAGCTTCTTTTTCAACCCCATGCACCCCTAAGACAACATTAATCTGTGCAGGGTGACCTAAACGACTCTTAATATGAATGTTTTGAATGGTTATTTTGTCTGCTTCTTTTTTGTTGCTATTTTTAAATAATCCAATTAAATCTTCATCGTAAATTTCATGCTTTTTATCTGCAAGCACTTTAAAATTTTCAAATAAACGGTTGAGATCTTCTTCCGATCGAAATGGATAGCCCAAAGACTCAAGGCGCGATTTAAAGGCATTGCGACCAGAATGCTTACCAAGCACCATACGATTGGTGTTCCAACCCACATCTTCTGCACGCATAATTTCATAAGTTTCTCGATTTTTTAGCACCCCATCTTGATGTATACCAGACTCATGTGCAAAGGCATTGATACCAACAATCGCTTTATTCGGCTGAACGGCAAAACCAGTCACCGCAGAAACTAATTTTGAGCAGGCAACAAGCTGATTACTTTGAATACGCGTATCACAAGGAAAAATGTCTTGTCGCGTACGAATCGCCATCACAATCTCTTCTAAGGATGCGTTTCCTGCGCGTTCACCCAATCCATTAATGGTACATTCTATCTGCCTGGCGCCATTTAACACACCCGACAAAGAGTTCGCAACCGCCAATCCTAAATCATTATGACAATGCGTAGAAAAAATAGCTTTATCCGCATTAGAAATATTTTCAATCAAATATTTCATGCGTTTACCAAACTGTTCAGGTAAATTATATCCAACTGTGTCTGGAATGTTGATAGTTGTTGCACCGGCCTCAATCACCGCTTCAATAATTTTACACAAGAAATCGTTTTCTGAACGTCCTGCATCTTCTGGCGAAAACTCAATATTATCTGTATATTTTCTCGCCATTTTAATCGAACGCACCGCTCTTTCTAATACCTCTTGCGGTTGCATACGCAGCTTTTTTTCCATATGAATCGGTGAGGTTGCAATAAAAATATGAATGCGTTTATTATTCGATGGCAGTAATGCTTCCGCTGCTCTTTGAATATCAGCCTCAACACAACGCGCCAAAGCACATACGGTAGATTCTTTTATGGATTGAGCAACGGCTTTTACTGCCTCAAAATCACCAGGGCTTGAGATAGGAAATCCAGCTTCAATCACATCTACTTTAAGCCGCTCCAAAGCTAGGGCTATAGTCACTTTTTCTTCTAGCGTCATGGACGCACCCGGGCTTTGTTCTCCATCCCTGAGCGTTGTATCAAAAATAATAAGTTTATCCTTGGAAACCATATGTCCTCACTTATTTTTATGTGCATTCAGAGCACAATACTGATCATCATGCTAACGCATACTACATTTTCTTATTTCGCTTTTCTTTTATCCTTCCAATGAACCCACTTTCTCTTTAAGGCTAATGCAGGACCCGATAATACATAAATTGCAAAAGCCCCCAATAATACTTGTGGCGGATCGATTGATATAAATACCAAAATAATCAAAGCCAACAATACCGCCATAAACGGCACTTTATCTTTTAGATTAATCTCTTTAAAACTATAGTAACGAATATTACTGACCATCAACGCGCCTGTTAAAATCGTAATAATCGCCGCTATAATACAGATCTTATGACCAGGCACGGCATACTCATGAGCAACCCATATCATACCGGCAATCAGTCCTGCTGCAGAAGGAGAAGGCAACCCACTAAAGTATCGTTTATCAGAATGATCCTGAATGTTAAATCGAGCCAAGCGCAATGCTGTCGCAGCCATATAGAAAAAGGCAGCTAACCAGCCAATTTTGCCCAGACTACTCAATCCCCAACTATAGGCCACCAATGAAGGGGCAACCCCAAAAGAAACAATGTCTGCCAAACTATCATATTCAGCACCAAAGCTACTTTGTGTATTTGTTAGTCTAGCAACTCTTCCATCTAAGCCGTCCATGACCATGGCTATAAAAATGGCTACGGCAGCGTGATCAAAATCACCTCGCATAGCAGCAACAATCGCATAAAAACCAGCAAATAAACCTGAAGTAGTAAACAGATTGGGCAATAAATAAATACCTTTGCTACGTGAATCAAGGCTGCCCTGTTTATGAGTATCAGATTCTATATCTTTCATTGTGATCATATTTCCTAATCAAAATACGATAATAGGTAAAAAGAACAGTATAAACCATCCTCCCTTTTACCACACCTTTAGCTCAAGCTTAAAAAGTTCAAAGAACAAAA is part of the Candidatus Berkiella cookevillensis genome and harbors:
- a CDS encoding DNA polymerase III subunit psi; its protein translation is MKLSILQAYCLDEMEIECFVSRQSCEEGADSKPYWVMHRKNQDANLEQQNQQLLENILNALSWDRQNIQYGDFSRVLDNVNEEPTLCGLCFGGDAELLRDRADNNSKIVLLPALELLHDNAALKRETWNRIKQFKI
- a CDS encoding 2-isopropylmalate synthase produces the protein MVSKDKLIIFDTTLRDGEQSPGASMTLEEKVTIALALERLKVDVIEAGFPISSPGDFEAVKAVAQSIKESTVCALARCVEADIQRAAEALLPSNNKRIHIFIATSPIHMEKKLRMQPQEVLERAVRSIKMARKYTDNIEFSPEDAGRSENDFLCKIIEAVIEAGATTINIPDTVGYNLPEQFGKRMKYLIENISNADKAIFSTHCHNDLGLAVANSLSGVLNGARQIECTINGLGERAGNASLEEIVMAIRTRQDIFPCDTRIQSNQLVACSKLVSAVTGFAVQPNKAIVGINAFAHESGIHQDGVLKNRETYEIMRAEDVGWNTNRMVLGKHSGRNAFKSRLESLGYPFRSEEDLNRLFENFKVLADKKHEIYDEDLIGLFKNSNKKEADKITIQNIHIKSRLGHPAQINVVLGVHGVEKEASSEGNGPIDAAFKAIEKIIHSGAHLQFFSLNAIHEGVEAQGTAKIRLEKQGKIAHGQGVDTDIVYASIKAYVNALNELF
- the pssA gene encoding CDP-diacylglycerol--serine O-phosphatidyltransferase, yielding MKDIESDTHKQGSLDSRSKGIYLLPNLFTTSGLFAGFYAIVAAMRGDFDHAAVAIFIAMVMDGLDGRVARLTNTQSSFGAEYDSLADIVSFGVAPSLVAYSWGLSSLGKIGWLAAFFYMAATALRLARFNIQDHSDKRYFSGLPSPSAAGLIAGMIWVAHEYAVPGHKICIIAAIITILTGALMVSNIRYYSFKEINLKDKVPFMAVLLALIILVFISIDPPQVLLGAFAIYVLSGPALALKRKWVHWKDKRKAK